One genomic region from Pseudoduganella lutea encodes:
- a CDS encoding fimbria/pilus outer membrane usher protein → MRALAGLMVVAAMLPAGGALGQAVPLAELYLDVSVNGEETGMVLRFTQGPRGLRSSVQNLRDLQLDPALFGLADRDEFDLAAVPGLAHRYDPGAQTLALTVADALRAPTAVAARPDRDVAASAGTSRGALLNYQVYAQAGRGGRVAGLHELRWFDARGVFSSSGTTTLRGEGRAYTRFDTWWTRSDPLTLETVQAGDIVSNALPWSRSMRLGGFQWRKNFTLRPDLLTYPVASVRGTAVVPTAVSLYVNGMQQMATEVPSGPYVIDQIAGLNGAGQASIITRDALGRSVATTLPLYIDTRMMAPGLTDFSAEAGFLRRDYGTRSFRYASSPAASASVRHGYTDAVTLEAHGEAGRGVVNGGGGAMLRLGRAGVVSASLAASVGRGRGLQGSMGYQYISARFSVDLQAQRAGARYADLASGEGSPPPRRNDRASVNLALPLGQSAGISYVGYRVPGQERARIAALNWSSSLPGGAYASLGAWRDLDRPDARGLSFSISMSFGERISASATAGRQQGQRSHNVALVRPADYGGGFGWALQQGGIETSRYTQAQVQYLGSAGQATLLVQRNGDSNGLALDAGGSLVLMDGVVSPARQVGEGFALVSTGVPGVPVVHENRPLGSTDRRGYLLVPNLIPYTSNTLSIDTTALPVDARVPSTRMTAVPQRLAGVLVAFPVERYAAATVILHDAEGRPLPVGTAVADPVSGNATVVGYDGKAFVDGLRARNRLVIGAGANRCEVLFAWQAASGDLPVIGPLVCRAGVSP, encoded by the coding sequence ATGCGCGCGCTGGCCGGGTTGATGGTCGTGGCGGCGATGCTGCCGGCGGGCGGCGCGCTGGGCCAGGCAGTGCCGCTGGCTGAACTGTATCTGGACGTCAGTGTCAACGGCGAGGAGACAGGCATGGTGTTGCGCTTCACACAGGGGCCGCGGGGTTTGCGCAGCAGCGTGCAAAACCTGCGCGACCTGCAACTCGATCCCGCCCTCTTCGGGCTGGCCGATCGCGACGAGTTCGATCTGGCCGCTGTACCCGGCCTGGCACACCGCTACGATCCCGGCGCACAGACGCTGGCGCTGACGGTTGCCGACGCGCTGCGCGCACCCACCGCCGTGGCAGCGCGCCCGGACCGGGACGTGGCCGCATCGGCCGGTACGTCGCGCGGCGCGTTGCTGAACTACCAGGTCTACGCGCAGGCGGGTCGCGGCGGCCGCGTTGCCGGGCTGCACGAGCTGCGCTGGTTCGATGCACGCGGGGTGTTTTCCTCGAGCGGCACCACCACGCTACGCGGCGAAGGCCGCGCCTATACCCGCTTCGATACCTGGTGGACGCGCTCCGATCCGCTCACACTGGAAACCGTGCAGGCGGGCGATATTGTCAGCAATGCGCTGCCGTGGAGCCGCTCGATGCGCCTGGGTGGCTTCCAGTGGCGCAAGAACTTCACGCTGCGCCCCGACCTGCTGACATATCCGGTGGCCTCCGTGCGAGGCACCGCCGTGGTGCCGACGGCCGTCAGCCTGTACGTGAACGGCATGCAGCAGATGGCGACGGAGGTGCCCAGCGGCCCATATGTGATCGACCAGATCGCCGGACTGAATGGCGCCGGGCAGGCCAGCATCATCACCCGCGACGCATTGGGCAGGTCGGTGGCGACCACGCTGCCGCTGTACATCGACACGCGGATGATGGCGCCCGGGCTGACCGACTTCTCCGCCGAAGCCGGGTTCCTGCGCCGCGACTACGGTACCCGTTCCTTCCGCTACGCGTCGAGCCCCGCCGCCAGCGCTTCCGTGCGTCACGGGTACACGGACGCCGTGACGCTCGAGGCGCATGGCGAAGCGGGTCGCGGTGTGGTCAACGGCGGCGGCGGTGCCATGCTGCGGCTCGGGCGTGCCGGCGTCGTTTCCGCATCGCTGGCCGCCAGCGTGGGGCGCGGGCGCGGCCTGCAGGGGAGTATGGGTTACCAATACATATCGGCCCGCTTCAGTGTTGACCTGCAGGCGCAGCGCGCCGGCGCGCGCTATGCCGATCTGGCCAGCGGCGAAGGCAGCCCGCCGCCGCGCCGGAACGACCGCGCCAGCGTGAACCTGGCGCTGCCTCTGGGGCAAAGTGCCGGCATCAGCTACGTGGGCTACCGGGTGCCGGGCCAGGAACGGGCGCGCATCGCGGCGCTGAACTGGTCGTCTTCGCTGCCGGGCGGCGCCTATGCCAGCCTGGGCGCATGGCGCGACCTGGACCGGCCCGATGCGCGCGGCCTGTCGTTCTCCATCAGCATGTCGTTCGGCGAGCGCATCTCGGCGAGCGCCACCGCTGGCCGCCAGCAGGGCCAGCGCAGCCACAACGTGGCGCTGGTGCGCCCCGCCGACTATGGCGGTGGTTTCGGCTGGGCGCTGCAGCAGGGCGGCATCGAAACGTCGCGCTACACGCAGGCGCAGGTGCAATACCTCGGCAGCGCCGGGCAGGCAACTTTGCTTGTCCAGCGCAACGGCGACAGCAATGGCCTGGCGCTCGACGCGGGCGGCTCGCTCGTGCTGATGGATGGTGTCGTGTCGCCCGCGCGGCAAGTGGGAGAAGGCTTCGCGCTCGTGTCCACCGGTGTGCCGGGCGTGCCGGTCGTGCACGAGAACCGGCCGCTCGGCAGCACCGACCGACGCGGCTACCTGCTCGTGCCGAACCTGATTCCCTACACCAGCAACACGCTGTCGATCGATACGACTGCATTGCCGGTCGATGCACGGGTTCCCAGCACGCGCATGACGGCCGTTCCGCAGCGGCTGGCGGGCGTGCTGGTGGCGTTTCCCGTCGAGCGCTACGCGGCCGCGACGGTCATCCTGCACGATGCCGAAGGCCGGCCGCTGCCCGTCGGCACTGCCGTGGCGGATCCGGTCTCCGGCAACGCCACGGTCGTGGGCTACGATGGCAAGGCGTTCGTCGACGGCCTGCGTGCACGGAACCGGCTGGTGATCGGTGCTGGCGCGAACCGCTGCGAGGTGCTCTTCGCATGGCAGGCGGCCAGTGGCGACCTGCCGGTGATCGGGCCGCTGGTCTGCCGCGCGGGGGTGTCGCCGTGA
- a CDS encoding Csu type fimbrial protein, translating into MTARLWRTTGLAASLLLASAAARADSCTAAMSDVVFGQVSPVSGSDYFANGTLTVTCTWTLLGNLGVLLLPNVNYCVNAGPGSAGTSVTARAMANGAARMQFNLYRDSSYAANAVWGSTAVAGTLPVTGQMGGLLALGSLSQTFTIRGRIPASALAGVPSTGGADTAYVADFAGHGTLQYSFYGLLAPAADCRAGASTSFSFKARATVTNNCFINADTLAFGASNRVLASAVRAVGTLSVQCTANNPYAISLNGGSVSGNPAARQMRNGATGESIGYEISGTLDGPPWGDGSGGTSMVTGTGTGATQAVKMYGRVPAQRTPSPGTYRDTVTATIWF; encoded by the coding sequence GTGACGGCGCGGCTGTGGCGGACGACTGGCCTGGCGGCCTCGCTGTTGCTGGCCAGTGCCGCCGCGCGGGCCGACAGCTGTACCGCGGCCATGTCGGACGTCGTGTTCGGCCAGGTCAGCCCGGTATCCGGGAGCGACTATTTCGCCAACGGTACGCTGACCGTGACCTGTACGTGGACACTGCTGGGCAACCTCGGCGTGCTGCTGCTGCCGAATGTGAATTACTGTGTCAACGCGGGGCCCGGCAGCGCGGGCACGTCCGTCACGGCGCGGGCGATGGCGAACGGCGCGGCGCGCATGCAATTCAACCTCTACCGGGACAGCAGTTATGCCGCGAATGCCGTGTGGGGTTCCACGGCGGTGGCGGGAACGTTGCCGGTCACGGGCCAGATGGGCGGCCTGCTGGCCCTCGGCTCACTGTCGCAAACCTTCACCATCCGCGGCAGGATTCCCGCCTCGGCACTTGCCGGCGTACCCTCCACGGGCGGTGCCGACACGGCCTACGTGGCCGATTTCGCCGGCCATGGCACGCTGCAGTACTCGTTCTATGGCTTGCTGGCGCCAGCCGCCGATTGCCGCGCCGGCGCCAGCACGTCGTTCTCGTTTAAGGCGCGCGCCACGGTGACCAACAACTGTTTCATCAACGCCGACACGCTGGCATTCGGCGCCAGCAATCGCGTGCTGGCGTCGGCCGTGCGGGCGGTCGGCACGCTGAGTGTCCAGTGCACCGCCAACAACCCGTACGCGATCTCGCTGAACGGCGGTTCGGTCTCGGGCAATCCCGCGGCGCGGCAGATGCGCAACGGGGCAACGGGGGAAAGCATCGGCTACGAGATTTCCGGCACGCTCGACGGCCCGCCGTGGGGCGATGGCAGTGGCGGCACGTCGATGGTGACCGGCACGGGTACCGGCGCGACGCAAGCCGTGAAGATGTATGGCAGGGTGCCTGCGCAGCGCACGCCGTCGCCGGGCACGTATCGGGACACGGTCACGGCGACGATCTGGTTCTGA
- a CDS encoding putative bifunctional diguanylate cyclase/phosphodiesterase: protein MEPERSEDAQPPVAQLSATGALRELLDHLPAGVVIHRADGVVATANRTAERLLGRTVDGVTGLPAAVAEWGLLGPDGAPLAEQDYPVWSVLRLGTEVSGAVIGIVRPGEERPRWMLCNAYPVLGAAGAVQEVVVSFTDCTALKLAEEHLRKSEERLRLVLLGSTDATWDLDLVTGIVYYSDRWWEMVGLPPDGAGMANDTWRHLMHPDDMPVIDRFMASLLAGRERTYAIEFRLRHQDGHYVPVLSRGFVLRGDDGRALRLSGTNTDLTERKESERRIYELAYFDQLTGLPNRRHLLEQLQRIASHTSRTQAVGALLFIDLDHFKGVNDTLGHSAGDLLLRQVAERLRHAVRETDHLARLGGDEFVVALEGLGRTATEAAVEAGKVARKILGVLARPHPLGQLGAGRACTVTPSIGVALFGHEHGSVDAALRQADIAMYHAKTAGRDTMRFFDPAMQAAIDQRSAMEADLRESLKRHRFPLHCQPQFGADGRVVGGEVLLRWQHPQRGLVGPAEFIGLAETTGLIVGIGMQALHDACICLERWSHIAGLADLVLAVNVSACQLLQPDFPDRVLAVLAETGAPPSRLSLELTESAFARDVDDVIAKMTHLRSHGVLFSLDDFGTGYSSLSYLKQFPLSALKVDRSFVSDVAHVANAGAIAELIVSLGKTLGLKVIAEGVETERQFAFLREHDCDAYQGFLFSPPVPISEFEQRYQQA, encoded by the coding sequence ATGGAGCCTGAAAGGAGCGAGGACGCGCAGCCTCCCGTCGCCCAGCTGTCCGCTACGGGGGCATTGCGTGAGCTGCTCGATCATCTGCCAGCCGGTGTGGTGATCCACCGGGCCGATGGCGTCGTCGCCACCGCCAACCGCACGGCGGAACGGCTGCTCGGCCGCACCGTGGACGGCGTTACCGGCCTGCCGGCCGCCGTGGCCGAATGGGGCCTGCTCGGCCCGGACGGCGCCCCCCTGGCCGAGCAGGATTATCCCGTGTGGAGCGTGCTGCGCCTGGGTACCGAAGTGTCCGGCGCCGTGATCGGCATCGTTCGCCCCGGTGAAGAACGGCCCAGGTGGATGCTGTGCAACGCCTATCCGGTGCTCGGTGCGGCGGGCGCGGTACAGGAAGTGGTGGTCTCCTTCACCGACTGCACGGCGCTCAAGCTGGCCGAGGAGCACCTGCGCAAGTCGGAAGAACGCCTGCGCCTCGTGCTGCTCGGCTCGACCGACGCCACGTGGGACCTGGACCTGGTCACCGGCATCGTGTACTACTCGGACCGGTGGTGGGAGATGGTCGGCCTGCCGCCCGACGGCGCCGGCATGGCCAACGACACCTGGCGCCACCTGATGCACCCGGACGACATGCCGGTGATCGACCGGTTCATGGCGTCGCTGCTGGCCGGGCGCGAACGCACGTATGCGATCGAGTTCCGCCTGCGGCACCAGGATGGCCATTACGTGCCGGTCCTTTCGCGCGGCTTCGTGCTGCGCGGCGACGACGGCCGCGCGTTGCGCCTGTCGGGCACCAACACCGATCTCACGGAGCGCAAGGAAAGCGAGCGGCGTATCTACGAACTGGCCTACTTCGACCAGCTCACCGGCCTGCCCAACCGGCGCCACCTGCTAGAGCAGTTGCAGCGCATCGCCAGCCACACGTCACGCACGCAGGCGGTCGGCGCGCTGCTGTTCATCGACCTCGATCATTTCAAGGGGGTCAACGACACGCTGGGCCACAGCGCCGGCGACCTGCTGCTGCGCCAGGTGGCCGAGCGGCTGCGCCACGCCGTGCGCGAAACGGATCACCTGGCCCGGCTGGGCGGCGACGAGTTCGTGGTCGCGCTCGAGGGCCTCGGCCGCACCGCGACCGAGGCGGCCGTGGAGGCCGGCAAGGTGGCGCGCAAGATCCTGGGCGTGCTGGCACGGCCCCACCCGCTGGGCCAGCTCGGCGCCGGGCGCGCCTGCACTGTCACGCCGTCGATCGGTGTCGCGCTGTTCGGCCACGAACATGGCAGCGTCGACGCGGCGTTGCGCCAGGCCGATATCGCCATGTACCACGCGAAGACCGCTGGCCGCGACACCATGCGCTTCTTCGACCCGGCGATGCAGGCCGCGATCGACCAGCGCAGCGCGATGGAGGCCGACCTGCGCGAATCGCTGAAGCGACACCGGTTTCCGCTGCATTGCCAGCCGCAGTTCGGCGCCGATGGCCGCGTCGTCGGCGGCGAGGTCCTGCTGCGCTGGCAGCATCCGCAACGCGGCCTGGTCGGGCCCGCCGAATTCATTGGCCTGGCCGAGACCACGGGGCTGATCGTGGGCATCGGCATGCAGGCGCTGCACGATGCCTGCATCTGCCTTGAACGCTGGTCGCACATCGCTGGCCTGGCCGATCTGGTGCTGGCCGTGAATGTCAGTGCCTGCCAGCTGCTGCAACCGGACTTTCCCGACCGGGTGCTGGCCGTGCTGGCGGAAACCGGCGCGCCGCCGTCGCGGCTGTCGCTGGAACTGACCGAAAGCGCCTTTGCCCGCGACGTGGACGACGTGATCGCCAAGATGACCCACTTACGCAGCCATGGCGTGCTGTTCTCGCTGGACGACTTCGGCACCGGCTACTCTTCGCTCAGCTACCTGAAGCAGTTTCCCCTCTCCGCGCTGAAGGTGGACCGTTCGTTCGTCAGCGATGTCGCACACGTGGCCAATGCCGGTGCGATCGCGGAGCTGATCGTCTCGCTCGGCAAGACGCTGGGATTGAAGGTGATCGCCGAGGGAGTCGAAACCGAACGGCAGTTCGCCTTCCTGCGCGAGCACGACTGCGATGCCTACCAGGGTTTCCTGTTTTCTCCGCCGGTGCCGATCAGCGAGTTCGAACAGCGCTACCAGCAGGCTTGA
- a CDS encoding PAS domain S-box protein, producing the protein MFRPSGSARPATHSATHPAPHSSPRPSLFARLFPCRRLGTWLAMWLALSVLLSTTVLVLLLGHLATDELKRSIGAGLAGRARYAAQQLDSTMYERYREVRLLAARPEFTAPELLMPQRRELVESLQRSYPLYAWIGLAGLDGKVDVATGGLLEGADVGSRPWFSGAMAGRYVHDVHDAKLLAKLLPHEEGGLPRFVDVAFPVADRDGRTQGVLGAHLNWSWAERLRIQIDAAGNWAGETLIVGHDGKVLAGPASMTGTVVESAVFNAARGGGRHFAEERWADGRDYLVGGAVTRGYGAYPGLGWVVLTRQDTRAAYGEVRTLQIRVALVGLAVALAFSLVAWRVSRRITRPLQKAAALAAAIEEGATHSIEVPAGSFEELAALTGAVNASLSRLKEKERQLTEVNAELERRVAQRTRDVAQSLEAVRHNEARIRAILETAHDAFIGMDSNGRITDWNPRAEQLFGWSHAEVAGLALHDVVVPLALREAHRAGLGRFMAGGASRVLGRSIEVMALRRDGSEFPVEMTIGLIDVDGARSFGAFLNDISERKRIERELADSERFLRTVADNSPALIAYLDRDEVYRFANRRFETLLGVDPAHMLGRRLGDLVGHSIYDGLRGHLDAVLSGQAVHFEAEFNVPGWPKHFMADYIPVSAPMVPCRAST; encoded by the coding sequence ATGTTTCGTCCTTCGGGGAGCGCCCGTCCCGCCACGCATTCCGCCACGCATCCGGCCCCGCATTCATCCCCGCGTCCGTCCCTGTTTGCGCGGCTGTTTCCGTGCCGCCGCCTCGGCACCTGGCTGGCCATGTGGCTGGCGCTGTCGGTACTGCTGTCGACCACGGTGCTCGTGCTGCTGCTCGGCCATCTCGCCACCGATGAACTGAAACGCTCGATCGGCGCGGGCCTGGCCGGGCGCGCACGCTATGCGGCGCAACAGCTGGACAGCACCATGTATGAGCGCTATCGGGAAGTGCGGCTGCTGGCGGCGCGGCCCGAATTCACCGCGCCGGAGCTGTTGATGCCGCAAAGGCGCGAACTCGTGGAGAGCCTGCAGCGCAGCTACCCCCTGTATGCCTGGATCGGCCTGGCTGGCCTCGATGGCAAGGTGGATGTCGCCACCGGCGGCCTGCTCGAAGGTGCCGACGTGGGGAGCCGCCCCTGGTTCTCGGGCGCCATGGCGGGCCGGTACGTGCATGATGTGCATGACGCGAAATTGCTGGCGAAGCTGCTGCCGCACGAGGAAGGCGGACTGCCCCGCTTCGTCGATGTCGCATTTCCCGTGGCGGACCGGGATGGCCGCACGCAGGGCGTGCTCGGTGCTCACCTGAACTGGAGCTGGGCCGAGCGGCTGCGGATACAGATCGACGCGGCCGGGAACTGGGCGGGCGAAACCCTCATCGTGGGCCACGACGGCAAGGTGCTTGCCGGCCCGGCGTCGATGACGGGCACGGTCGTCGAGTCGGCCGTGTTCAACGCGGCGCGCGGCGGCGGGCGCCACTTTGCCGAAGAGCGCTGGGCCGACGGGCGCGACTACCTGGTGGGCGGCGCCGTCACGCGCGGGTATGGGGCCTATCCCGGCCTGGGCTGGGTCGTGCTGACCCGGCAGGATACCCGCGCCGCCTATGGCGAAGTGCGCACGCTGCAGATCCGTGTGGCGCTGGTGGGGCTGGCGGTGGCGCTGGCGTTTTCGCTGGTGGCATGGCGCGTCTCGCGCCGCATCACACGCCCGCTGCAGAAGGCGGCAGCGCTGGCCGCAGCGATCGAGGAGGGCGCCACCCATTCGATCGAAGTCCCGGCCGGCAGCTTCGAGGAACTGGCCGCGCTGACGGGCGCCGTCAATGCCAGCCTGTCGCGCCTGAAGGAAAAGGAACGCCAGCTCACCGAGGTGAATGCGGAACTGGAACGACGCGTGGCGCAGCGTACGCGCGACGTGGCGCAGTCGCTCGAAGCGGTGCGCCACAACGAGGCGCGCATCCGCGCGATCCTCGAGACAGCCCATGACGCCTTCATCGGCATGGACAGCAATGGCCGCATTACGGACTGGAACCCGCGCGCCGAGCAACTGTTCGGCTGGTCGCACGCCGAAGTCGCCGGCCTGGCGCTGCACGACGTGGTGGTCCCGCTGGCGCTGCGCGAAGCGCACCGTGCCGGCCTGGGGCGCTTCATGGCCGGCGGCGCCAGCCGTGTCCTGGGCCGCAGCATCGAAGTCATGGCGCTGCGCCGCGACGGCAGCGAATTCCCGGTTGAAATGACGATCGGCCTGATCGACGTGGACGGTGCCCGTTCCTTCGGCGCGTTCCTGAACGATATCTCCGAGCGCAAGCGCATCGAGCGCGAACTGGCCGACAGCGAACGCTTCCTGCGCACCGTCGCGGACAACAGCCCGGCCCTGATCGCCTACCTCGACCGCGACGAAGTGTATCGCTTCGCCAACCGCCGCTTTGAAACGCTGCTGGGCGTGGACCCGGCGCACATGCTCGGCCGGCGCCTCGGCGACCTGGTCGGTCACAGCATCTACGACGGCCTGCGCGGCCATCTCGACGCGGTGTTGTCCGGGCAGGCCGTGCATTTCGAAGCGGAGTTCAATGTTCCCGGCTGGCCAAAGCATTTCATGGCCGACTACATCCCAGTTTCGGCGCCGATGGTGCCGTGCAGGGCTTCCACGTGA
- a CDS encoding hybrid sensor histidine kinase/response regulator, with protein sequence MDITDRKMAELAQARNERLAQAASRAKSEFVANVSHEIRTPMNAVLGLAHLLDNSGLAPQQREYVNMIQSCGKTLVGIINDVLDFSKIEAGRVDIAALPFELGEIVEAAATAMRASGKPLELVVDVEPDVPSAFIGDAMRLQQVVLNLVGNALKFTAKGQVVFSVARVAQHGNTATLRLAVRDTGIGIDPEQQARLFTPFEQADGGISRRFGGTGLGLTIARQLTELMGGHITVASKPGEGSEFAVLLPLACAPLPAAPETPPQAPLRLLIVEPQRASRASLARAVETLGWIAGWADTAAQAVAAADAPVDAVLVDGDAGVVGQLRRGLGDRWPGRPIAFLQLAGGVAPASPVQDTVPLVRPVTAQGLRTALATVVAPAPQAMPAVTAAVPERSAELAGVRILLVEDNALNQLVAKGILEPAGAHVTTVGDGQQAVDLMAAQCGDNRCDFDVVLMDVQMPVMDGYTATRILRTRLGLQLPILAMSAGVTAAEREQCLAAGMNDFIPKPIDVEQMMEQIQQQVQQARRRERPAAQPVAPAAHRFDVDRLAALSARNPAQLQALVALVARMAREAPAELARARGAWQDGDGHGAARLLHALRGSVGSLGARTFASVTVELEGALREDRHEDAARLFDIAARELDATTDAARNWLAAQQQPEVPAAQPDDVRRWIGLLRERDLDAATVYETLRGALAAQLDGAQQAAVAAAMAALDFDGVLAALPATLKEDG encoded by the coding sequence ATGGACATCACGGACCGCAAGATGGCCGAGCTGGCGCAAGCGCGCAACGAACGGCTCGCGCAGGCCGCAAGCCGCGCCAAAAGCGAGTTCGTGGCCAACGTCAGCCATGAGATCCGCACGCCGATGAACGCCGTGCTGGGCCTTGCCCACCTGCTCGACAATTCGGGTCTGGCGCCGCAGCAGCGCGAATACGTGAACATGATCCAGTCCTGCGGCAAGACATTGGTCGGCATCATCAACGACGTGCTGGACTTTTCCAAGATCGAGGCTGGCCGTGTGGACATCGCCGCGCTGCCGTTCGAGCTGGGGGAAATCGTCGAGGCGGCCGCGACGGCGATGCGGGCCAGCGGCAAGCCGCTGGAACTCGTCGTCGACGTGGAACCGGACGTCCCCTCGGCCTTCATCGGCGACGCGATGCGCTTGCAGCAGGTGGTCTTGAACCTGGTCGGCAATGCGCTCAAGTTCACGGCGAAGGGCCAGGTGGTGTTTTCCGTCGCGCGCGTGGCGCAGCACGGCAACACGGCCACGCTGCGCCTGGCCGTGCGCGACACCGGCATCGGCATCGATCCGGAACAGCAGGCCCGGCTGTTCACGCCGTTCGAACAAGCCGATGGTGGCATTTCCCGCCGCTTCGGCGGCACCGGCCTCGGCTTGACGATCGCACGCCAGTTGACCGAACTGATGGGTGGACACATCACGGTGGCCAGCAAGCCGGGCGAGGGCAGCGAGTTCGCGGTCCTGCTGCCGCTGGCGTGCGCGCCGCTCCCGGCAGCGCCGGAGACACCACCGCAGGCACCGCTGCGGTTGCTGATCGTGGAGCCGCAGCGTGCCAGCCGTGCCAGCCTGGCACGTGCTGTCGAGACGCTTGGCTGGATCGCCGGCTGGGCCGACACGGCCGCACAGGCGGTGGCCGCGGCCGATGCGCCCGTCGATGCCGTGCTCGTCGACGGCGATGCGGGCGTGGTCGGGCAACTGCGACGCGGCCTGGGCGACCGTTGGCCGGGGCGCCCCATCGCCTTCCTGCAACTGGCCGGCGGCGTGGCGCCGGCCAGTCCTGTCCAGGACACAGTGCCGCTGGTGCGCCCCGTGACCGCGCAGGGCCTGCGTACGGCGCTGGCCACCGTGGTGGCGCCGGCGCCGCAGGCAATGCCGGCGGTAACCGCGGCGGTGCCGGAGCGCAGCGCCGAGCTGGCTGGCGTGCGCATCCTGCTTGTCGAGGACAATGCGCTCAACCAACTCGTGGCGAAAGGTATACTGGAACCGGCCGGCGCGCACGTGACGACGGTGGGGGACGGGCAGCAGGCGGTCGACCTGATGGCGGCCCAGTGCGGCGATAACCGCTGTGACTTCGACGTGGTGTTGATGGACGTGCAAATGCCCGTGATGGATGGTTACACGGCAACGCGCATCCTGCGCACCCGGCTGGGCCTGCAGTTGCCGATCCTGGCGATGAGCGCCGGCGTCACCGCCGCCGAGCGGGAGCAATGCCTGGCCGCCGGCATGAACGATTTCATTCCGAAGCCGATCGATGTGGAGCAGATGATGGAACAGATCCAGCAACAAGTTCAGCAAGCCCGGCGGCGGGAGCGTCCCGCCGCCCAGCCTGTGGCGCCCGCCGCGCACCGCTTCGATGTCGACCGGCTGGCCGCGCTGTCGGCGCGCAATCCGGCACAACTGCAGGCGCTCGTCGCGCTGGTGGCGCGGATGGCACGCGAGGCGCCGGCCGAACTGGCGCGCGCCCGCGGCGCCTGGCAGGATGGCGATGGCCATGGCGCCGCGCGCCTGCTGCATGCATTGCGCGGCTCCGTCGGCAGCCTCGGGGCGCGCACCTTCGCCAGCGTGACCGTCGAGCTGGAAGGCGCGCTGCGCGAGGACCGGCATGAGGATGCCGCGCGGCTGTTCGACATCGCCGCGCGCGAGCTGGATGCCACGACGGATGCCGCGCGCAACTGGCTGGCCGCCCAGCAGCAACCCGAGGTGCCGGCGGCGCAACCGGACGACGTGCGCCGCTGGATCGGCCTGCTGCGCGAGCGCGACCTCGACGCCGCCACCGTGTATGAAACGTTGCGCGGCGCCTTGGCCGCGCAGCTTGACGGCGCGCAGCAGGCGGCCGTGGCGGCCGCGATGGCCGCGCTCGATTTCGATGGCGTCCTGGCCGCGCTGCCCGCCACCTTGAAGGAAGACGGATGA
- a CDS encoding diguanylate cyclase domain-containing protein, whose translation MTTAAPRNTILIIDDNPDTIRLLSAMVREQGRVLFATSGVAGLELARSQRPQLILLDVEMQGMDGFAVNEQIKKDPDLRSCAVIFVTAQTSSEAEIACLDAGAVDFIPKPLNAAVVQARVRTHLRLQAAVAALDELANQDGLTGLYNRRYFDQQLAAEFARHRRHQLPLGLVLIDVDDFKLFNDRYGHQRGDACLQEVAEALNDGARRPGELAARYGGEEFVVLLPNTTPDALARYGDWLCRRIAALGIPHPSASAAPHVTASIGLCARIPAEGDTAQAMLHAADMALYRAKRAGRNRSVLAGDEVIETQLG comes from the coding sequence ATGACCACTGCCGCACCGCGGAACACGATCCTGATCATCGACGACAACCCGGACACAATCCGGCTGCTGTCCGCCATGGTGCGCGAACAGGGCCGCGTGCTGTTCGCCACCAGCGGCGTGGCGGGCCTCGAGCTGGCGCGCTCTCAGCGGCCCCAGCTCATCCTGCTGGACGTGGAAATGCAGGGAATGGATGGCTTCGCCGTCAACGAGCAGATCAAGAAAGACCCGGACTTGCGCAGCTGCGCCGTGATCTTCGTGACGGCGCAAACGTCATCGGAAGCGGAAATCGCCTGCCTGGACGCCGGCGCCGTCGATTTCATTCCAAAGCCGCTGAACGCGGCCGTGGTGCAGGCCCGCGTGCGCACGCACCTGCGGCTGCAGGCGGCCGTGGCCGCGCTCGACGAGCTGGCCAACCAGGATGGCTTGACGGGCTTGTACAACCGCCGCTATTTCGACCAGCAGCTGGCCGCCGAATTTGCCCGCCACCGGCGCCACCAGCTGCCGCTGGGGCTGGTGCTGATCGATGTCGACGATTTCAAGCTGTTCAACGACCGGTATGGCCACCAGCGGGGCGACGCCTGCCTGCAGGAAGTGGCCGAGGCGCTGAACGATGGCGCGCGGCGGCCCGGCGAACTGGCCGCCCGCTACGGCGGCGAGGAATTCGTGGTGCTGCTGCCGAACACCACGCCGGACGCGCTGGCCCGTTACGGCGACTGGCTGTGCCGGCGGATCGCCGCGCTGGGCATTCCCCATCCGTCCGCGTCGGCGGCTCCGCACGTCACCGCCAGCATCGGGCTGTGCGCGCGCATCCCGGCCGAGGGCGATACGGCGCAGGCGATGCTGCATGCCGCCGACATGGCGCTGTACCGTGCCAAGCGGGCGGGGCGGAACCGGAGCGTGCTGGCCGGCGACGAGGTCATCGAAACGCAGCTTGGCTGA